One window from the genome of Bacillus tianshenii encodes:
- a CDS encoding methyl-accepting chemotaxis protein — MKYHIRTKLIIVSMLLLAVPSLVIGNIAYTSSKQSLDDLGAVGLQNDVRMAMKLIDSLDSQVESGDLSLDEAKEMVKQQILGNKKDDGKREIDKSIDIGENGYFFVMSKDGKLLAHPSLEGENIWETEDPNGVKVGQVVADAALNGDGFIYYEWPLPNDDSKVAPKVTYAEYNENWDWIVAAGTYMMDFNKQANKILYALLITLGVALIVGVIIIILFSQHISKPIYRIAKQVHRVADGDLTGEPLIVKNRDEVGLLATDVNKMTTNLKEMISYVSKVSNTVADESSELMANTDQTRKASEQISVAMDEVASGADKQLTNMHEAKEDVSEMAVHVEEITEKISDASKSTQFASSTAKNGNEVIHTAINQINLINTHTKEAAEMLELLTEKSNEIESIITMITAIADQTNLLALNASIEAARAGEHGKGFAVVADEVRKLAEQSGNAASQIGQLIAVVQEEIGNANKVMGEGRSAVKEGTDLVEQAGGSFVDITKAVDEVTGQMKSLSTYIYQVREGANGLVDKIQVVGEISESSANHTQHVAAVTEEQNAAIEEVSSLAAMLADIADELNHTVKKFKF, encoded by the coding sequence ATGAAGTATCACATTCGTACAAAATTAATTATTGTTTCCATGCTTCTGTTAGCAGTTCCGAGTTTGGTGATTGGGAACATTGCTTATACAAGTTCTAAGCAGAGTCTTGATGATTTAGGCGCTGTTGGCTTGCAGAACGACGTTAGAATGGCTATGAAGTTAATTGATTCATTAGATTCTCAGGTTGAGAGTGGGGATTTGTCCCTTGATGAAGCTAAGGAAATGGTGAAGCAGCAAATATTAGGGAATAAAAAGGATGATGGAAAGCGAGAAATTGATAAAAGTATCGACATTGGTGAAAACGGTTACTTTTTTGTGATGAGTAAGGACGGGAAGTTGTTAGCGCATCCTAGTTTGGAGGGTGAAAATATTTGGGAGACGGAAGACCCGAACGGGGTAAAGGTCGGTCAAGTTGTGGCTGATGCGGCATTAAATGGAGATGGGTTCATTTATTATGAATGGCCTCTTCCGAATGACGATTCTAAGGTGGCGCCTAAGGTTACTTATGCTGAATATAATGAGAATTGGGATTGGATTGTCGCAGCAGGGACATATATGATGGATTTTAACAAGCAGGCAAATAAAATTCTTTACGCACTGCTCATTACCTTAGGAGTAGCATTGATTGTTGGCGTTATTATCATTATTCTATTCTCTCAACATATTTCAAAACCAATATATAGAATCGCAAAACAAGTTCACCGTGTCGCAGATGGCGATCTTACTGGAGAGCCGCTCATTGTGAAGAATCGGGATGAGGTTGGCTTGCTGGCAACTGATGTTAATAAAATGACGACAAATTTAAAAGAAATGATTAGCTATGTATCGAAAGTTTCCAATACAGTTGCTGATGAATCTTCAGAGTTGATGGCAAACACGGACCAAACAAGAAAAGCAAGTGAGCAGATTAGCGTTGCGATGGATGAGGTAGCAAGTGGGGCGGATAAGCAATTAACAAACATGCACGAGGCGAAGGAAGATGTATCTGAAATGGCTGTGCATGTTGAAGAAATTACCGAGAAGATAAGTGATGCAAGTAAGTCTACTCAATTTGCCTCTTCAACTGCTAAGAATGGAAACGAGGTCATTCACACTGCTATTAATCAAATCAACTTAATTAACACACATACAAAAGAAGCAGCAGAAATGTTAGAGTTGCTCACTGAAAAATCAAATGAAATCGAATCGATTATTACGATGATTACTGCTATTGCCGATCAAACAAACCTCCTAGCTTTAAATGCATCAATTGAAGCTGCTAGGGCAGGGGAACATGGGAAAGGATTTGCTGTGGTGGCAGATGAAGTGAGAAAGCTTGCTGAGCAGTCAGGAAATGCTGCTTCACAAATTGGTCAATTGATTGCTGTTGTACAAGAGGAAATTGGAAATGCTAATAAAGTAATGGGTGAAGGGCGAAGCGCTGTGAAAGAAGGCACGGACCTCGTTGAACAGGCTGGAGGTTCTTTCGTCGACATTACGAAAGCTGTTGATGAAGTAACAGGACAAATGAAGTCACTTTCAACTTATATCTATCAAGTACGAGAAGGTGCAAATGGTTTGGTTGACAAAATCCAGGTCGTAGGCGAAATCTCTGAATCATCAGCAAACCATACTCAGCACGTGGCTGCGGTTACTGAAGAGCAAAATGCGGCGATTGAAGAAGTATCTTCTTTGGCTGCCATGCTTGCTGATATCGCTGATGAATTAAACCATACCGTTAAAAAGTTTAAATTTTAA
- a CDS encoding DMT family transporter — MPKINPYFALLIGVLAVSTSAIIVKLASAPAAITAAYRLLFTVILMLPVIILKYHHELSNINKKDWLYSALAGVFLSFHFILWFESLNYTSVASSVVLVTLQPIFAFAGTFLFFQERLRLSAILSGCLAIGGSILISWGDFRLSGAALFGDILALGGAVMVTAYFLIGQNIRKRLSLMTYTFLVYSFSSFTLILYSVYNGYAFFSYPLKTWSYFLLLAIVPTLLGHTLFNWTLRWLSTSVISMSILFEPVGASILAYYIFGERLVWTQWIGGFLVLLGMFLFLLFNRQPSVSSPAKRARSL, encoded by the coding sequence ATGCCAAAGATAAACCCTTATTTTGCACTACTAATCGGCGTGCTGGCTGTCTCAACATCTGCGATTATTGTGAAGCTAGCTTCTGCTCCGGCCGCAATTACCGCAGCTTATCGGTTACTGTTCACAGTCATTCTGATGCTCCCGGTGATCATTTTAAAATATCACCATGAACTTAGCAACATCAATAAGAAAGATTGGCTCTATTCTGCTCTAGCTGGTGTATTCCTCTCTTTTCATTTTATCCTTTGGTTTGAGTCTTTAAACTATACATCTGTAGCTAGTTCTGTTGTTCTTGTTACGCTTCAACCAATTTTTGCATTTGCAGGTACTTTCCTTTTCTTCCAGGAACGCCTACGGTTAAGTGCAATTTTAAGTGGCTGTTTAGCAATCGGAGGAAGTATTCTCATCAGCTGGGGCGATTTTCGATTAAGTGGAGCTGCCTTGTTTGGTGATATTCTAGCCTTAGGCGGGGCAGTAATGGTAACTGCCTACTTCTTAATTGGACAAAATATTCGAAAGCGCCTGTCGCTTATGACGTATACCTTTCTTGTGTATAGTTTCAGCTCATTTACACTAATCCTTTATAGTGTGTATAACGGTTATGCATTTTTTTCATACCCTCTGAAAACTTGGTCCTACTTTTTGTTATTAGCAATAGTTCCTACATTACTCGGACATACATTATTTAATTGGACACTTCGTTGGTTAAGTACGTCGGTTATTTCTATGAGCATTCTGTTCGAACCTGTAGGTGCTTCTATCCTTGCCTATTATATCTTTGGTGAGAGGTTAGTATGGACCCAATGGATCGGAGGTTTTCTCGTCCTATTAGGCATGTTTCTTTTTCTACTATTCAACAGACAGCCATCAGTTTCATCGCCAGCAAAAAGAGCCCGCTCACTATAA
- a CDS encoding DEAD/DEAH box helicase: MGKFSDLAISQTTLKSIHNMGFEETTSIQEEAIPLCLQGMDVIGQAQTGTGKTAAFGIPLVDKIDRDGGLQGIIVAPTRELAIQVGEELNKIGRSKGLQTLPVYGGQDIRQQIRSLKKRPQIIAGTPGRLLDHIRRKTIRLDQIKMAVLDEADEMLNMGFIEDIEAILKEMPVERQTMLFSATMPGPIQRIAETFMNDPKVVRVKAKEMTVPSIEQLYMKVKEKDKFDALTRLIDIHAPELAIVFGRTKRRVDELSDGLKLRGYSAEGIHGDLTQSKRMNVLRRFKNGQIDVLVATDVAARGLDISGVTHVYNFDLPQDPESYVHRIGRTGRAGKTGMAISFVEPREMEHLHNIEQKTKRKMTPQTMPSFSDALIGQQRMVVDQLVEAIQNEDLTRYEDAVQELTNSYDVNEVLAAAIKVLIKEPDTTPVKLTSEGPLPTKKHRGPRGGKGGKGGNNKRRFQGNRSDRKGRGGNNRNDKRRRRPSN, translated from the coding sequence TTGGGGAAATTTTCTGATTTAGCAATTAGTCAAACGACACTTAAGTCGATTCATAATATGGGATTTGAGGAAACAACATCTATTCAAGAAGAAGCAATTCCATTGTGTCTTCAAGGAATGGACGTTATTGGACAAGCTCAAACTGGAACGGGCAAAACAGCAGCGTTCGGAATTCCGTTAGTGGATAAAATTGATCGTGATGGTGGATTACAAGGTATTATTGTTGCACCAACTCGTGAGTTAGCAATTCAAGTTGGAGAAGAGTTAAATAAGATTGGCCGTAGCAAAGGTCTTCAAACTCTTCCTGTCTATGGTGGACAAGATATCCGCCAGCAAATTCGTTCATTGAAGAAGCGCCCGCAAATCATTGCAGGTACACCTGGACGTCTTCTGGATCATATCCGTCGTAAAACAATCCGCTTAGACCAAATTAAAATGGCTGTCTTAGATGAAGCTGACGAAATGTTAAACATGGGCTTTATTGAAGATATTGAGGCTATTCTAAAGGAAATGCCTGTCGAGCGTCAAACAATGCTATTCTCAGCAACGATGCCTGGACCAATTCAACGTATCGCTGAAACATTCATGAACGACCCGAAAGTCGTGAGAGTGAAAGCGAAAGAAATGACAGTTCCAAGTATCGAGCAACTTTACATGAAAGTAAAAGAAAAGGATAAATTCGATGCGTTAACACGCTTAATTGATATCCATGCACCTGAATTAGCAATTGTATTTGGTCGTACAAAGCGTCGTGTTGATGAATTATCTGACGGCTTAAAGCTTCGCGGTTATTCAGCAGAAGGTATTCATGGCGACTTAACGCAATCAAAGCGTATGAACGTGCTTCGCCGTTTCAAAAATGGTCAAATCGATGTTCTTGTTGCAACAGATGTAGCAGCACGTGGTTTGGATATTTCCGGTGTAACACATGTATACAACTTCGACTTACCGCAAGACCCTGAAAGCTATGTTCACCGTATTGGACGTACAGGACGCGCAGGTAAAACAGGAATGGCAATCTCTTTCGTAGAGCCAAGAGAAATGGAGCATCTGCATAATATTGAGCAGAAGACAAAGCGTAAGATGACTCCACAAACAATGCCGTCTTTCTCAGATGCGCTTATCGGTCAGCAACGCATGGTTGTAGACCAGCTAGTAGAGGCGATTCAAAACGAAGATTTAACTCGTTACGAAGATGCCGTTCAAGAGCTTACAAACTCTTATGATGTAAATGAAGTACTTGCTGCAGCAATTAAAGTACTGATTAAAGAGCCTGACACAACGCCTGTAAAGTTAACTTCTGAAGGTCCACTTCCAACGAAGAAACACCGTGGCCCTCGTGGAGGAAAAGGCGGAAAAGGCGGAAACAACAAACGCCGTTTCCAAGGCAACCGCTCTGACCGAAAAGGAAGAGGCGGAAATAATCGAAACGACAAAAGAAGACGTCGTCCATCAAATTAA
- the mscL gene encoding large conductance mechanosensitive channel protein MscL has protein sequence MGIGVIIGTAFGKIVDSLVSDILMPPLGLFLGKVNFSELFLTLSGGTYHSLEEAKEAGALTINYGVFIDSVIHFAIISFVTFMVIKQMNRIRKVPVSLVVKECPYCYSTIPTKAVRCPNCTTIINKQLMKEKEKLKVTIKAG, from the coding sequence ATGGGTATTGGCGTGATTATCGGTACTGCTTTCGGAAAGATTGTTGATTCGCTTGTTTCAGACATCTTAATGCCTCCGCTTGGTTTATTTCTTGGAAAGGTGAACTTTTCCGAGCTTTTTCTAACTCTTTCGGGTGGGACGTACCATTCATTAGAGGAAGCGAAAGAGGCGGGAGCGTTAACGATTAATTATGGGGTTTTCATTGATTCGGTTATCCACTTTGCGATTATTTCGTTCGTTACATTTATGGTCATAAAACAAATGAATCGCATTCGAAAGGTGCCTGTTTCTCTTGTAGTGAAGGAATGTCCATATTGCTATTCAACCATTCCTACAAAGGCGGTGCGGTGCCCAAATTGTACAACAATCATAAATAAGCAGCTGATGAAGGAAAAGGAGAAATTGAAAGTGACAATTAAAGCAGGTTAA
- the uvsE gene encoding UV DNA damage repair endonuclease UvsE yields MTVVRLGYVAMSVHLQNCSPSQTMTHAQFQKIADKEAAVRKLERIAKSNLHNCLRLLKHNAAHDISFFRLSSRLIPLANHEDLKGWQYLKPLKEELNEIRNFLQRHPMRIDFHPDHFVLFTSKKLEILNQSIKTLLMHRGLLQGMGIDPRHRCVLHVGGAYNDREKALEQFIYNWGHVPQKLQQMVMLENDDTAFTMTDTLYLCEKLEIPLVFDYHHHLAHYDDPSWQSHWERAVQTWERSPLPIKIHISSPRNEREYRAHADYVDPKMFLDFLQGVKGSVSEIDCMIEAKKKDDALFRLMEELRAEPSVEIIDGASFRIK; encoded by the coding sequence ATGACGGTTGTCCGTCTCGGTTATGTAGCAATGAGTGTTCATTTGCAAAACTGTTCACCATCTCAAACGATGACTCATGCTCAATTTCAAAAGATAGCAGATAAGGAAGCGGCGGTTCGAAAGCTTGAGCGGATTGCCAAGTCAAATCTTCATAATTGTCTCCGTCTCCTAAAGCACAATGCAGCCCACGATATTTCTTTTTTTCGACTTAGCTCTCGGCTGATTCCACTTGCGAACCATGAGGACTTAAAAGGCTGGCAGTACTTAAAGCCATTAAAAGAGGAGTTAAACGAAATTCGTAACTTTCTACAGCGTCATCCGATGCGAATTGATTTTCATCCCGACCATTTCGTTCTATTTACTTCAAAGAAGCTTGAGATTTTAAATCAATCTATTAAAACTTTGCTTATGCATAGAGGTTTGTTGCAAGGAATGGGGATCGACCCAAGGCACCGCTGTGTTCTTCATGTTGGCGGTGCATATAACGACAGGGAAAAAGCACTTGAGCAGTTTATTTATAATTGGGGTCATGTACCGCAGAAGCTGCAGCAAATGGTTATGCTTGAAAATGATGATACAGCATTTACGATGACAGATACTTTATATCTGTGTGAAAAGCTCGAAATTCCGCTTGTATTTGATTATCACCATCATTTGGCTCATTATGACGACCCATCCTGGCAGAGTCATTGGGAACGTGCTGTTCAAACGTGGGAACGTTCTCCACTTCCGATTAAAATTCATATTTCAAGCCCGAGAAATGAACGTGAATACCGGGCGCATGCTGATTATGTTGATCCGAAAATGTTTTTGGATTTTTTGCAGGGTGTTAAGGGGAGTGTGTCAGAGATTGACTGTATGATTGAGGCGAAGAAAAAGGATGACGCTTTATTTCGCTTGATGGAGGAGTTGCGAGCTGAGCCATCTGTGGAAATCATTGACGGCGCGAGTTTTCGAATAAAGTAA
- a CDS encoding rhomboid family intramembrane serine protease: MFVRTEDFRSFLRLYPVVSLITGLNLFLWIYTTFFPGGGYVLQQYIGSNAAVAQGELWRLVTPIFLHGSFTHVLFNSFSFVLFGPALEHILGKYKFITAYLATGIAANIATFFLSPPYLYHLGASGALFGLFGIYLYMVRYRKDLIDSANSQIIIAILVIGLVMTFARPNINMVGHIFGFISGALLSPLFLGRPRKQQSFNDYEITFNPNRWKKRQGNSRNIFWVVLIVLALIGFISKFL; the protein is encoded by the coding sequence ATGTTTGTTCGCACAGAAGACTTTCGCTCTTTTCTTCGATTATACCCTGTTGTGTCATTGATTACAGGCTTGAACCTTTTTCTATGGATTTATACAACCTTTTTTCCTGGGGGCGGTTATGTTCTGCAGCAGTATATCGGTTCAAATGCTGCAGTTGCACAAGGGGAACTTTGGAGGTTAGTTACACCAATCTTTCTACACGGGAGCTTTACACATGTACTATTTAACTCTTTTTCATTTGTTTTATTTGGTCCAGCGTTAGAACATATTCTCGGAAAATACAAGTTTATCACTGCTTATTTAGCAACAGGAATCGCAGCAAACATTGCAACCTTCTTTCTTTCTCCGCCGTACCTGTATCATTTAGGTGCTTCGGGAGCGCTGTTTGGTTTGTTTGGTATTTACCTTTATATGGTTCGTTATCGTAAAGACCTAATCGATTCGGCGAATTCACAAATTATTATCGCCATTCTTGTTATTGGGTTAGTAATGACCTTTGCTAGACCGAACATTAATATGGTCGGCCACATATTTGGTTTTATTAGTGGCGCATTGCTCTCTCCATTGTTTCTCGGTCGCCCAAGAAAACAGCAATCATTTAATGATTATGAAATCACCTTCAACCCAAACCGCTGGAAGAAACGACAGGGAAACAGCCGCAATATCTTTTGGGTCGTCTTAATTGTCCTTGCGCTAATCGGCTTCATCAGTAAGTTTTTATAG
- the acpS gene encoding holo-ACP synthase, which produces MIKGIGLDIVELQRIKRMVEKERFVLRILTNQEREKFQKLEGHRKVEFLAGRFAAKEAYAKAVGTGIGANLSFQDIEILNNEYGKPILYHKSKEIVHVSITHSQEYAAAQVIIEEKNE; this is translated from the coding sequence ATGATTAAAGGAATCGGCTTGGATATCGTCGAACTACAGCGTATTAAACGAATGGTTGAGAAAGAAAGGTTTGTATTAAGGATCTTAACGAATCAAGAGCGAGAAAAGTTTCAGAAATTAGAAGGTCACAGAAAAGTAGAATTTCTAGCTGGCCGATTTGCTGCCAAAGAAGCCTATGCAAAGGCCGTCGGAACAGGAATAGGAGCAAATTTGAGCTTTCAAGATATTGAAATTTTAAATAATGAGTATGGTAAGCCTATTTTATATCATAAATCGAAAGAAATTGTGCATGTATCAATCACTCATAGTCAAGAGTATGCAGCGGCTCAAGTCATTATTGAAGAAAAAAATGAGTAA
- a CDS encoding NAD(P)H-hydrate dehydratase: protein MHVVTAHEMYQMDRLTIEQVGLPGIALMENAGRAVSDVIERVVGKEKRIVVLIGTGNNGGDGFVIARTLKSRGFLVESWLIPPLEKLKGDALKHYHIYEQAGYRLHEYEVEGADRLNQQLIGADCIVDTMLGIGVKGRLREPYAEIIHTCNRLDSMRIAVDIPSGVPADSEVPFEAAFRADLTVTIQYPKTSAFVFPHADYYGEVKVVDIGIPPSALTIIETERKCWTSEDVKRTFPRRSDDSHKSTYGKGIVFAGSQAMSGAAVMTAKAAVKSGAGLLSAAVPENVQPIAASQLPEVMFHSLPSNQGGTTGEHSFDLAQFDAVATGPGLGRTEGVKKLIQGLLENVAAPLILDADALYHLSANLEHLQLRSHPTILTPHPGEMARLAGLSVKDVEQNRFKVARQFATENGVYLVLKGRYTIVTTPEGAQYINTTGNAALAKGGSGDVLTGIVLAFVLQQTNIQEAISNAVFLHGKAADWLIEEKHSKLDVMATDLIEALPHVLKPFDASC, encoded by the coding sequence GTGCATGTTGTAACCGCGCACGAGATGTATCAAATGGATCGCTTGACAATTGAACAGGTTGGACTTCCTGGTATTGCGTTAATGGAGAATGCTGGACGTGCTGTCTCGGATGTTATTGAAAGAGTAGTAGGCAAGGAGAAACGGATTGTTGTTCTTATTGGTACCGGGAATAACGGTGGGGATGGCTTTGTTATTGCAAGAACATTAAAGAGTCGCGGCTTTCTGGTGGAGTCATGGCTTATCCCGCCTCTTGAGAAGTTAAAAGGTGATGCGCTCAAACATTATCATATTTATGAGCAAGCAGGTTATCGGTTACATGAATATGAGGTAGAGGGAGCGGATCGGCTGAATCAACAGTTAATAGGAGCTGACTGTATTGTTGATACAATGCTTGGTATTGGTGTGAAAGGTCGTTTGCGTGAGCCGTATGCAGAAATCATTCATACATGCAACAGACTAGATTCAATGAGAATAGCTGTTGATATACCAAGTGGTGTGCCGGCAGATAGTGAGGTTCCTTTTGAAGCTGCTTTTCGAGCAGATTTAACTGTGACGATTCAGTATCCGAAAACAAGTGCTTTCGTTTTCCCGCATGCCGATTACTATGGAGAAGTGAAAGTCGTGGATATTGGCATACCGCCTTCTGCATTAACAATAATAGAAACGGAACGGAAATGTTGGACGAGCGAAGATGTGAAGCGCACTTTCCCTAGAAGAAGTGATGACTCTCATAAGAGTACTTATGGAAAAGGTATCGTCTTCGCTGGTTCGCAGGCAATGTCGGGAGCAGCAGTCATGACAGCAAAAGCGGCTGTTAAGAGCGGAGCGGGTCTTCTGAGTGCTGCTGTTCCTGAGAATGTACAGCCGATTGCAGCATCGCAGTTGCCGGAAGTGATGTTTCATTCTCTTCCATCTAATCAGGGGGGAACGACAGGAGAACATTCATTTGATTTAGCACAATTTGATGCAGTAGCGACAGGGCCGGGGCTTGGGCGGACAGAGGGTGTTAAGAAGCTTATACAAGGATTGCTTGAGAATGTAGCCGCTCCTTTAATACTAGATGCGGATGCACTTTATCACCTGTCAGCCAATTTGGAGCACCTTCAATTACGTTCTCATCCAACGATTCTGACACCACACCCTGGGGAGATGGCTCGTCTAGCAGGTCTCTCTGTAAAAGATGTAGAACAGAATCGGTTCAAAGTAGCGCGACAATTTGCTACAGAGAATGGTGTCTATCTTGTACTGAAAGGAAGATACACCATTGTAACAACACCAGAAGGCGCCCAGTATATTAATACAACCGGTAACGCTGCTCTTGCAAAGGGTGGTTCAGGAGATGTGCTTACAGGCATTGTTCTTGCATTTGTTCTTCAACAAACCAATATCCAGGAAGCAATAAGTAACGCCGTTTTTCTACATGGAAAAGCAGCTGATTGGCTTATTGAGGAAAAGCATTCGAAGCTTGATGTAATGGCAACTGATTTGATTGAAGCTTTACCACATGTATTAAAACCATTTGATGCAAGCTGTTAG
- a CDS encoding outer membrane lipoprotein carrier protein LolA: MKRRLILFSLFLLVGILLAGCGEKSQEDVTSMLEKKMEEMTGYKTEAKMTLDIGKEPQSYDLEIWHKKKGYYRVVLNHEQKKQNQMIIRNDEGVFVLTPALNKSFRFQSEWPENSSQTYLYESLVSDILNDKDAKFKSDEKHYIFETKTNYQNNKTLPYQEVTLSKDSLMPVMVKVMDQDRTPLVQVDFTNFKFNPSYDEGAFDVQRNMTGAQLDTDAPTMAQPTNKEFKILYPLNLPEGVGLVEEKKVETEDGERMVLTYGGDKSFTLYQEKAIAMQTGSLVSAEGEPVDLGFAIGAMTDRTLSWSFEGVDYYLASKDLTQDEMVEIARSVQGQAMK; this comes from the coding sequence GTGAAAAGGCGATTGATTTTGTTTTCGTTATTTTTATTAGTAGGGATTTTACTGGCAGGTTGTGGTGAGAAGTCACAAGAGGATGTTACCTCAATGCTTGAGAAGAAGATGGAAGAGATGACGGGTTACAAGACAGAGGCGAAGATGACACTTGATATTGGAAAAGAGCCTCAATCTTATGATTTAGAAATTTGGCACAAGAAAAAGGGCTATTACCGTGTTGTTCTGAATCATGAACAAAAGAAACAAAACCAGATGATCATCCGTAATGATGAAGGTGTATTTGTTTTAACACCTGCTTTGAATAAAAGCTTTCGATTCCAAAGCGAGTGGCCTGAAAATAGTAGCCAAACGTACCTGTATGAATCGCTTGTAAGTGATATCTTAAATGATAAAGATGCAAAATTTAAATCAGATGAAAAACATTATATCTTTGAAACGAAGACGAACTATCAAAATAATAAAACACTTCCATATCAAGAAGTGACGCTTTCAAAGGATTCACTTATGCCTGTGATGGTGAAGGTGATGGACCAAGACCGTACGCCGCTTGTCCAAGTTGACTTTACTAACTTTAAGTTTAATCCGTCTTATGACGAAGGCGCCTTTGATGTGCAACGAAATATGACTGGGGCGCAATTGGATACAGATGCACCGACAATGGCTCAACCGACTAACAAAGAATTTAAAATACTCTATCCGTTGAATTTGCCAGAAGGTGTGGGTTTGGTTGAAGAGAAGAAGGTAGAGACAGAAGATGGTGAGCGCATGGTGCTTACCTATGGTGGAGATAAATCGTTTACCTTATATCAAGAAAAAGCAATTGCAATGCAAACAGGAAGCCTAGTTTCTGCTGAAGGAGAACCGGTTGATTTAGGATTTGCAATTGGAGCGATGACAGACCGCACATTGTCTTGGTCATTTGAAGGTGTTGATTATTATTTAGCTTCAAAAGATTTAACACAAGATGAAATGGTCGAAATTGCACGTTCTGTCCAAGGGCAGGCAATGAAGTAA
- a CDS encoding antitoxin endoai encodes MSEANTQEIMVRLPESLVNELDLILKQEDGSRSDFIYQATKQYLRERKKRHIRESMRRGYMEMAKINLNIASEAFLAEEEADHTLDRLVSGV; translated from the coding sequence GTGTCCGAAGCTAATACTCAAGAAATTATGGTACGTTTACCAGAGAGCTTAGTGAATGAGCTTGATCTCATTCTAAAACAAGAAGACGGAAGTCGGAGTGATTTCATTTACCAAGCTACGAAACAGTATCTTCGAGAGCGTAAGAAGCGTCACATACGCGAGTCAATGCGACGTGGCTATATGGAAATGGCAAAAATCAATCTTAATATTGCTTCAGAAGCCTTTCTTGCCGAGGAGGAAGCAGACCACACCTTAGACCGCTTAGTAAGCGGGGTGTAA
- a CDS encoding type II toxin-antitoxin system PemK/MazF family toxin, giving the protein MIVKRGDVYFADLSPVVGSEQGGVRPVLIIQNDIGNRFSPTVIVAAITAQIQKAKLPTHVEIDAKRYGFERDSVILLEQIRTIDKQRLTDKITHLDDGMMSRVDDALQISIGLIDF; this is encoded by the coding sequence TTGATAGTTAAGCGCGGCGACGTGTATTTTGCTGATCTTTCTCCTGTAGTTGGTTCAGAGCAAGGAGGCGTTCGCCCTGTTTTAATCATTCAGAATGACATCGGTAATCGATTCAGCCCTACTGTTATTGTGGCGGCGATTACTGCTCAGATACAGAAAGCTAAATTACCCACACATGTGGAAATCGATGCGAAACGTTATGGGTTTGAGCGTGATTCTGTCATTCTGTTAGAGCAGATACGAACGATTGATAAACAGCGTCTTACGGATAAGATTACCCACCTCGATGATGGTATGATGAGTCGAGTGGATGACGCGCTTCAAATTAGCATCGGATTAATTGATTTCTAG
- a CDS encoding STAS domain-containing protein codes for MRSFIVEIINDNYEVIVEKWMNETAKYEKTSALNRFVDHDQTETNREFIELVLQSIILDGEDYRPKMVEFSEKVMGLGWHLEYITKGLQLVRHILLELLSEKGFGSHKPLQMMKKVDDLVDPIVNEMVKSYTGAWENTFSLQKDALQELSSPLIPLFDNITVMPLIGTIDTERAQLIMENLLDGAVKHRSEVVLIDITGVPVVDTMVAHHIIQAVEAVRLIGAQAILVGIRPEIAQTIVNLGIDLSQFPTKNTMKKGIESALEITNRKLTSLN; via the coding sequence ATGCGTTCTTTTATCGTAGAAATTATAAATGATAATTATGAAGTAATTGTTGAAAAATGGATGAACGAAACTGCAAAATATGAAAAAACAAGCGCGTTAAATCGGTTTGTGGACCATGATCAGACCGAAACAAATAGAGAATTTATTGAGCTGGTTTTACAGTCAATTATTTTAGACGGTGAAGATTATCGCCCTAAAATGGTTGAATTTTCCGAAAAGGTCATGGGTTTAGGGTGGCATCTCGAATATATAACAAAAGGGCTTCAGCTTGTCCGTCATATTCTCTTGGAACTTCTATCAGAGAAAGGGTTTGGCAGTCATAAGCCTCTTCAAATGATGAAGAAAGTAGACGATCTTGTCGACCCAATCGTTAATGAAATGGTGAAAAGTTATACAGGAGCATGGGAGAATACGTTTTCGTTGCAAAAAGATGCTCTTCAAGAGCTTTCATCACCACTTATTCCGCTATTTGATAACATCACTGTCATGCCTCTTATCGGGACAATTGATACAGAGCGTGCCCAATTAATTATGGAGAACTTGTTAGATGGTGCTGTAAAACATCGTTCAGAGGTTGTTTTAATTGACATTACTGGGGTTCCTGTTGTGGACACAATGGTTGCTCATCATATTATTCAAGCAGTCGAAGCTGTGCGTTTAATTGGTGCCCAGGCAATCCTTGTGGGAATCCGCCCAGAAATTGCACAAACAATTGTTAACCTAGGAATTGATTTGAGCCAGTTCCCTACAAAGAACACGATGAAAAAAGGAATAGAGAGCGCATTGGAGATTACAAATAGAAAATTAACGAGTCTCAACTAG